TATTTTGTGTTTTGGAATCAATAAGATTTAGCTCTGTTAAGCCTCTGtggaaataaaaagaaaaagaaaaaagattagcTCTGTTTTGCTTCACGCACCAAATGCTACTTTCAATTATTTATTGTACGAAACTCTACTTTCGTTTTAGAGCACTAAAACTCTTATtctaatagttaaaatatataatatggaaGATAATATGACGCTTATAAATAACCAATTATAAATACAACTTCAAAAGGTAAACATTTGGCTAAAGACAATCAggtgaaaaaaaatcaaaaatacaaaacaatgaCCAATTTTTTGTGTTATATGTACTCtgcaataataaataaattatacagcttctcacaaaaCGCAAACACGTTAACTTCAAACCATATAAACTTTATATAGGTGTTCAATTCAGTAAATTCGAACCAATTAAAACCGAACAAACCGAATTAGAGAAAGTGGTTTGGATTTACTAATACTGAATATACAATGAATGTTATTTATAAGAAACcgtattatataaatatgacttggtatataaaccgatcaaaccgaataaacagatcaaaaccgaataaaccgatcaattaaaatatagtagtacatttatatgtaaattatataaatataatttataatatatacaattttttacaATTTACTTTATTGATATGATCTTTATACTTAAAATGttgattttagaaaaaataattttgatgatCATGGTATCCGGATGCCCTCGAAAGAGCTCCGACAAGAGCGTAATGATTGTTCACAGGAGCTAAGCTGGGGAGCCCGCCGAAAGTCATCCAGGAGGGCCACCGATTTCACTCCATGTTAATTGACTGTGGCCAATGTGGATCGTggctataattatttttagaaatttcatattttatttgaattgatttttttaacttttaattaaacaataaataatttttaatttttgaaaaatatgtgtactaatatttagttatttaataatattatgaattactaattttcttatttttgttctATAAAAACTActattattaacataatatatatactaattatttcaaaatagtaaaaatagtCTATTCAAAATCTTATATATCTTCGTGTTTTATTAAAGCTGATATCTAATCATATAagataaaattctaaaaaaaatataagagataTATATTTATCCTAAGAACTGTGATTCTCTGCTAAACGGtaattgaaaaaaacataaaaattatgtctaaaacaataaaaataaccTAAGAAAATGTCAATTTCCTAAAAGAACACAGACACTAAAATGTATTTCTCTACCAGTTTATTGTATAATAcacatataattataatttaaaaaatatacgtCAATACATTACATTACATGTAGAGCATATTATGCGCGTAGCGCGAACCGACCTTAGTTATCTATAGAAACTTATACATAATTGAGAATTTAGGTGTGTCTCTCTCATATTacagatttattttatttgcaacatcgtataataaatttaaaaaatttcttttaaacgGCCAAGTTTTAGATATGTTTGcaaatatgttaaattttctttttgggttaaattatatttaaagatAGGAAAcctattgtttcttttttttcgtaACACGTAGGAAACCTACTCTTTCTCTCACCCCATCCCTAGCTCGCGTATTAAAGATTTTTATTGAATCACACAGTagctatggagtggagaaaccTTCCAACGGATTTGGTAGAGGATATACTCTCTAGGATTCCAGCTATAACTCTGGCAAGATTTCGATCAACATCAAAACAATGGAGCGCTATATTGAAATCCACTAGCTTTGCTAAGATGCACACTGCCAAAGCACAAAAGAGGGAGGATGAGTCTCTGAACATCATGTTGATTGATTCTAATGTTTTCCAAGTAAGGATCAGTCTCGGTGCTCCATATGTTAAGGTTGCAGATAATCCATTCTACCTTAAAGACCCCCTTTCTAATTCTTCAAGAGTTGGTGTACTTAATCTCTTTCACTGCGACGGCTTGTTGCTATGCACCACAAAGGACAAGAGACTCGTGGTTTGGAATCCATGTTCAGGGGAAACCACGTGGATCAAACCTAGAGACATCTACAGAGAATCAGACTACTATGCTCTCGGTTACACTTACGACAGCAAATCATCCAGCAAGCAATATAAAATCTTGAGGGTGGATCGTCATAAAGATGTACCACCTAATAATGAGTACGAGATTTATGACTTCACCTCTAACACTTGGAGAATTCTTGGGGTTGCTACTGATTGGTTTTTAGCACTATATCGTCGTGGCATATCAGTGAAGGGAAATACTTTTTGGATTGCTACTCAAGCATGGAGTCCACATAACAATTTCTTacttagttttgatttttcagCAGAGATGTTTCAAAGTCTATCTCTTCCTCGTCCGTTTCCGTATAGTATATTGGCTTTATCTGTGGTTAGAGAAGAGCAACTTTGTCTCTTATCTTTAACGAAGAAAGAGTTACAAGTGTGTGTGACAACTAGTACCGGATCATGGAGTCAGCTCCTAGATGTGACCTTTGAATATGAGATAAGTAGTAGTCAGTTTTCTAAAGGGATGAGTTTCCTGGCAGACAAGCAGAGCAAGGTTGTAAGGTGTTTGAACTCCGACAACGTCGTATACACTGTGCAAGAAAATAAACACATACAAGTGAATCGGCTTGGAAAAGGCAAAAGGGAAAGCATCACGCATGATAATTTTGAGTCTAGCTCAGTTCTTCTGAATTATGCTCCAAGTTTAACTCAAACCCAACAAGATTATACATGCAAAAGGAAATCACCAAGTACGTGACTTGTAATTGTCACACTAATCTAAATAAGTCTCTCTTTCCTtctatgttgttttgtttttgagttttttttaggACTTGTCAAATTTTTCGTTCCACCTATCTATCTACAAATATCTTTAGATTCAAACcagtttatgttttgtgttatttttttccTCGAATCATATAGTTCTGGATGAATTCCTTTCAACGTGTATTGTGTTTGCTCAAATTGCAACCCCTTAATTACACGAAACTGATGATTTCATCGTTTGTTATGGTAATTAtagttgtttgtttttttcagtCTAATTAATATAACTGGAACATTCTATTGGTGAACTATTAAAtgtttgaattgtatttttttttttggtgcttGCATAATAGACCTAACAAAATTTGAGACCAGCGTGGGAGGATGAAAGGGTAAATgattccctttttttttgtaacacgaaACTTATATTAAAGGGCTCAAAGAGGAGGAACGTTTCAACTGAAGCAGATGATTCCAGAGACATGCTCGACGGTACAACGAAAGTAGAAAGCATTATGAAACATAGAAAGAGAAGAACCCCATGGAGAAGTTTCACCTTAATCCCTAAGGCGATTGTTCGCAAGAACAACTGATAGTCGAAATCGACGTTGATACACCAGTAAGAAGCGGTTGGACTGTTGCCCGACAAGAGCTCTTGGTGAGAAGCTCCAGGACTTTGGGCAACACCAAGAAGAAGTCCTATCTGACTTGATTTGGCACTGAAATTGGTAGGATCAGTTCTGAACTCAACAAAGCTTCTTAACGAGACTAGGTGCATCTCTAAAGCTAGTTTAGCCTTCTTAGGGATGCTTAGGACAATGGAGTTTGATGACGAACTCAACGGTTTACTCGGGTCAAAACCTTGGACCTCAACATTACCGTGTCGAAGCCAATAATTAGTAACCGATTCCTATTAGTTCAATTTCTTTTGTAATTCAACTTCAAGTAAATTTTAACTTAAAAGTGATCATGCATTTTCTTTTGAATGATCCACCATGCATGTTTACTGTTACTATACACtacttagtactaactactaacaGGTTTTTTTGGCGGAGAGGGTAAAGATATAGTCTGAGTATTCTATTtagacttctttttttttttgctaaattaaattttaaaactttcatCTGCATGTTATTCAGTTATCAAATCAACGGGAATGagaatatttcattaattaaaacTTAGCAGTGTTGTTAAAACCGGACCGATCCGATGGTTAGACCGGGTTCAACCATGAACCGGGTATATAAACGGGTTGGGTCTAATAATTGGTTCAACCATGAACCGACCACGTAGCCGGATTAGATCTTAAAGTTATTAAACTACgaaaactatcaaaaatctataaatcatccatataaacataaaactagtttatatttataatgttttatgtttaagagttatttatattttaattatgtatcatatttaATAACATTATTTGTATGTtcatatactaaaaatatattaaaccagATTATTGAACCAGGTTTGATCCGGTCAGACCATATTAAACCGTGACCCAAACAATTTCCGGTTCAACTCctggtccggttttaaaaacactgaaaCTTAGGCTTGTTTCTCATATCCAAgcctaataatttaatttccaCAATACACAAAGTGAATTTTGCATTCGTGTTCTTTAATCTTGAAACATAGATATTTAATACCTGAATCATGGGTTTGATACATGTTCAAATTTGAGGGTATGAAACTATATGTTCAACttgttttaagaagaaaaaaaaggatgTAAAAATATGGTTCATGTCCAAAATCCTTGTAAAACGGATTCACAAGTGGGAATGGTTCCAAGCCACAACCCACAATGCAAATACCTTGTTGGAACCGTACAATCACAAAGCTAAAACATTCTCAACATTTTGCATAGAAggaatttttcttaaaagtcTAGAGATGCATCGTATATTCTTTTTAGAAATGCATACGTGGGGATTGGTCAGTTGTTCTGCTCCATGTTAGCTACACGTGTTTCACAAGCCTCTTTCTCCCTCGTCCAGTGCGCTCTCTGACCAACGTTGGCAGCAGTGTCTGGACGCAAGGCGAGAGCGGTAGTCAGCTCCTCAATTCTCTATAAGACAGATACCAATATAAGATCaaatggaagaaaaaaaaaagtaagaaaaaataaCCAGAAAaatagtgtttcaaaaaaaaaaagacagaccttcttgtttttgttcaaattgTGCCTTTGATCCGTTTTCCCAATGTTGGAGGCAGTAGTCTGGAGGTTCTTTTCAGCGGTTCTCAAATCCTACAAAAGAGAGTAAAGGTTGATATATTGACATGCAATTAATgaaaggaaacaataaattaaaaaaaaaaaaaggagaacaAGTTGTTTCGTCTTTACCCTAATGCGGTCTGTTTCTTCAACTATGATGTTGAGTGTGGCTGaagctaagagcatgattattggagggTTCTTAGGGTGagattcttagcggaatataagaatccgtctcttaacttttaactaaaaaaactaagaaccagCTCTCATATAGGTTATCAGCAAAGTGTAGCTAGATATTCCAGCAGCATGTAGGAGTTGAACATGTCGTTCATGGATCAGACCCTGAAAAATCACTGTAAAAAAAAGCATTGTAACAATCTACAAGGACACCAAAGTGTTTTGTAGACTAAACAAACACCAAAGCTACATCATATCAGGTTTTCAGAACTCCAACAAACGCAAACAGTAATCTTTATCGTTGTAATCATGGTAGGAAAATAGATGGAAGTATAATCAGATCCTAACTCGAgaaatctaacaaaaaaaaaaaaatacaaaaagctCTACCTCAAATATGCAACAACATCAACCAAGCACATCCCAAAGAATGCCTTGATGAATACCAAAACTATAGATCACAAGATGATTATAACTCATCACAACAACAAGCGATGAACAAAGTAAACGCTTACGGTATACGTTTTTCATCGGATTCATGGCTAGCAACGGATAATCAACTTGAGAATCAAAGCATTATAACAAGTTAAAAACATAGAGCATGCGAAAGAGAATCTATCGGTGATCTAACCACAAACACTGCTTTCGACGAAGACTAAAATTACAAATCTCGATGAACAACAACGTAAACGATAACAGTTAACGATTCCATCGGAATTATGCGAATCAAACAGATCTATGGATCATCCGAACTCGAGGAATCGATTGAGCTTGAGCGATAATCACAGTCAGAAACAGAGATTACGATCATAAACTGTTTGAACTCAGAATCGAAGCAGTATAACAACACAGAGCATGCTAAAGAGAATTGTAGCTTCACGGTTAAACAGCATACAGTATGCGAAGAGAATCTATCTTTCAACTCAAACTATGATCTAACAACAAACACTGCTTTCATAGAAGAAGCGAACTCTAAAATTACAGATCTCCACCATTAGAAGTTACAACAACAAGCGAAGCTAATATATGAACACACGATAACAGTTTCCATCGGAATCATCATGCTAATCAAACAGATCGATGGATCATGGATTGAGGAGCTTAAGCGATAGTCACAGTCAGAAACAGAGATTACGATCAGAAAAATCTAAACGAAGGAGAGACACAGTATACATAAACGATCGAGAAtcatatgaagaagaagatggtgataGTGATGATAAGAGCTTACAGCTATCAGTGGCTTCGTTGAGCACATCTCCTAGCTGGTACATCTGCTGGTAAAGTTGTTCTTCAGCCATTCTTCTTCTGCAAAATCTGAGAGAGAAAGTAATGAAGTAGCCAACAAAATATATCGTCTCTCCAGCGGGAGAGTGagtgtttttatatttattttaatatttcagtttttgttttaaCTAATGGAGTACTTTTTAACCACAGTTActaaaagttttgattttttcactgttgttaatataaagtttaaaaacatatatatcaattatataacAAATGATTCaacatttcttagtttttttttttccaatatcTTAAATTCTTGGTGTTTACTTGTTCGCCAAAACGGGTGCAAATGATCAAATCAAGTCTTGGTGGTCAAACAATttcagattgtttttttttcgtaatctctgttttataaataccagttatataattaagaaatctATTTTAATAGTCTTTTTAGAAAGAAGCCGTGCATGGCAAGTAATTCAACCATTGTTGAACTTTCATGGTTTCAGAACTCTATAAGCTTCATTTTAGAACCAGAACTCATTTAAAGTTTCGAtaattttggttcggatttaattacttttaggtatcatataaatattttatgacaAATCAAGTCATGGTGATCAAAAGGGCCGGCCTTGCATGTTAAATTTACTTTTTCACGAGCAGTACAATTCGAGCAATTTTCATCCaaaagatgttttttttattctccTGGATATTATACGCTTGACAAAACTTGGAATGGAATCTATTACCTAAATTATCAAGGCAGGGGAATCTCTTGTGCAGCTCTCTTCCTCCCACGGGCTCTGCTGCTTCTTCTTGTTATTGCCTTCTTTGAAGGTACACAGCCATTAAAAAGCAACTAAGATCGGTGCTAAAACACAGACTAGAAAAGCCAAGCATTCTAGTTTAAGCAATGAAGGACATGCCTTTGTATAAGTTGCACCCTCAAACTCCATTTTTTCTCATTGCAGAGTTTATCACCTTGCGTTAAGCTGCAATTCTCGGCTTCACTTTTCATCTTGTCAAAATATCTTGCCTTGCTCGCAACTTCTTCCTGTGGAGTATTAATCATAGAGgaacctttttcttttttttttgggtaaacaCTAAGTATTGAGAGACCAATAAAAGACAAAGAAACATATATAGATCAACAACATCATTTGCATTCCCTATTCCCTAAATAGAATCGTATAAAGCCTTAGCCTTTTCATTACTCAGTCAAACATGACACCATTCGAAATGTGTTTTTCAATCAAGAAACTTAACTCCAGCAAGATTGCTACTTAGCTTTTGAGTTTCACTTAGATAAAATTGAAATCAGCAAAATATCAGAGGAAACAAGAAACGTGGAGCTGACCTGTTTACATCTCTCAAGAACATCAGAGAAACTGTAGACCGAGTCAGGCTGCTTAAACCCTAAGTACTGCTCGGAGAGTTAGAGATACCCCGATACCGGTTGGTTCCTGCGCCGCTCGCTCCGCCACTCCTCCTCGGTCGCTTCATTTCCGTCAAACCCTCGAAAGCCAATGGCGGTGTGAAGTTAGAGGATTTTTACCATTGCAATTTGCAAACCCAAGGGGTGAGCCATCAATGAAGGAAATAACGAAACAAATGCTAGTATGGACCATTGGGTTCCAAAAAATCTGAATTAGAcccatcttttttttcttttttttttacatttaaatttaaatagaaatctaactaaaataactaaaaagcCTAAGGACTTAAAGATATTTACTAACCTATGCCATTACTATCCTACCCAGAATCCGACCTGGTTTCAGACCCGAAATTCAACCCAACTTTAACCtaaagtttcttcttcttccccttttcttctccattattagttctttcaccataaaacaaaatcaaaaattttcTTCAACCATCCACTAATTTTCACTTTCTTATCTCAAATCGATCAACCCATAGAAAGATTTAGTCAATTATATATTAtccaaaatcaaatttcatCTTTTACATACGAGCTTCAAGATAAAGAAGAACGCAGAGTAttactagtacaactagtacaactccaactagtacaactaaaacGAGTGTAactagtataaatatattaagtaTAACCTAGAcgttatttgagaagtgattttcTTATGCGTCATCACCATGTTCattatcaccaaaaaaaaaagatgacacgGCTTTGAGAAATTATGAAATGGcattataatttcttttatttattgttttcagCATATGAAAATGCTATAAAAGAAGATGATGTAGAACCAATAAGACATATTGGTCTAATCTCCTCCGGCTGCATGTGTCAAATATATGAATagcatatttttaataatatttgatttggaTATTGATACGTTTacaagttgtactagttatactagttgtactaTTTTTCGGGAAAAATCATCTTCATATTTTTCTCTCGAGACCACAAAACTAGATGCGGAGCCAGAAAATTCTTCAACTATGGCTCTATAATGCAATTCACCGGAAAGAAGAAGGTGAGAGCGCTGACTACGAATAAGAACGACTCACCGGCGacgaacaaaaaaagaagaagaatggtgtgTCCTTGTCAAATCCAACCAAGCGAGCTTGGAATTGCGAAAGAGAAATAGCATCTCAACCGGACTCTCAAGGTGGTCTTTTCCCGAAACCGTTAACGGATGCACCATCTCAGCCCGGTAGTGAGCCCTATAAATCACCAAATTAACCCGAAGATCCTCtttcttatgaatttttttagtttaaatttacaGGTATTTTAGTCAATACTCGACACTAGTGTAAAACCACAATGCTTAAAACatgatacacatttaaaatgTGATGCACATTTAAAACAATACTGAATAAAATACCAAGTAGTTGTGCCAGTTTGTTAGTTATACCGGCTAtaacatagttgtactagtttttcAGTTATACCCGTTTGTGCATAGTTGTACAGTAGCTgtgaaattgaaaaatattagttgtaccacataataaataaagttACTTCAGTTGTACcacttatttatgtttacatgTCTGTGCCCGGTTACAATGAAATaaacaattttgtaaaaatatatttcatgtatgttttccaaaaattatgtgGACAAACAAGTTtacaaaccttaaaagtataaggtagatcaTGTAAACTTATGGAATTGtgcaataattttcaaaaaaataattccaAAACTACAAATAAATGAAGAGAAACTTTTTGAGTACATAATAATTGTGATATTTGATTGTTTTCTCATATGGAATACCAAATTGGttttattaatttctaaaatgtcaaagttgtactagttgtaccagTAATACTcgtctaatatataataaagatatatatcaattgtttatatgtttatttttagggttttaccaatattttcacATCATAACATtgtaaaaatatgtttgatatttGTTTATCATAATAATATAGCTAATAtagttaacaaaccttaaaagtaaaaaatatataatgtaaaattaatagtgtaatgtaataatttaacaaaaatatgaaaagtctCAAATAAAATAGATGAAATTTTGTCTTCAGATACCAATTAcgatattttcttgtttatttcaTATGTAAACCATGATTTATTAGTCGTGTTGATTATAGTAActacatataatacataaattataacatttatatactagttattcaattttttaaCATGTTTAGTTGTAAGAGTTATACTGGTTGTACCCAGTCGAATGCGGATGAAATAACGAAAATTGTGTGGCTGTGAGTTGATCACGTGGTTGAGATAAGGAAATAGAATGAGAGTGAAGGAGAGATGAGTGAAATCGATGGCCAAAATTAAAACATGATGAGAAGATCCGACAGCTCATGATTAAGTTTCAttaatggcaatcttgtaatatTTCATCCATTCTTTCTTCTCATGATTTAATGACTCTCATTAAAACAGAAATGATTTGATCAAAGGGTTCATATTGACCCATCATTAATGGCAAAAACGTCATTTACACATACTTGGTCCACATAGAATAATTTTGGTGGTGAGAGATTATTTTTTGGCCATTTGTTCCATATGAGATTTTTGTCCGGAAATAACAAAACGAGAGTGATGCCAAGTGCCTTTCCCGTATATTGGATCCGCTCCGGAGAGTTCGAGTCTTAGACATGTGTGCTTCGTCTTTTCCACTACTATAGTCTGAATCCTTTTTGCTATTGTGGATGCTGACTCAGCATCAGTGTTAAAACTCCATTGCTTACATGGATGATGACTCAGCCTATATGtgtaaaattccaaaaaaaaaattacattacatTAACTACTGTTTTTATTCACGGACATTCTCATTACAAAATTAAAGAATTTTTGATTCTGTTTTCCAAATACTATGAACTATTTTATCGCAACATCCtcaatttattttcaattcaaaaatatttttttttctttttttaaggaACATTAATTCTTTTATGACACAAACCTGGATAATGTAGTATTTTGATTTATACTAGTACAAGAAAATGACACTAGAAGCctctctataaaaataaatcttttccaTTGAATATCATCCTTTGGCTCATAAATTTCCAGAGCCACGAAGGTCTGATTTCATCTTCTTTCGTTTCTCATCTATGTTCTTCATATGCGGATATAAGATTTTTATTTGGAACAGTTTGATGTGGCGGATCTAGAGTCTCTTATCTTCTCGATTTTTCCACGTAGTAGCGGTGTATCTTCTCTCATGCATGTCTGGTTCCGTTGAGGACATGTCTCAGCGTGCTCCTTTAGGGGTTACATGTCTTCTCTTCCAGCTTGCGAACACCAAAGGTGTTTAGATTGGTGTGTTTGTCGGTGTAGGGGAGGCAGTGAACTGTTTGGTGGTGTGTAGCAGCGAGGAGCTTGAACTGCTAGATTCATGATCAAGATTTGCATTTTTAGGGGATAGCACTACAAAAAATATGGGTATTGGTAGCAATTCACGGTATCACGAATTCACCAACTGCTATTAAAAGTATCAAAATCGGATCgtaactctattatagcatTAAAATTGCGCTGCAAAAAAATTTCACTAAACGGAAACACAAAAATCACTGCAATagctaaaaaataatttaagagcCAAAACACTTGGCCAATTTTTGGTTTTCCGCCATTCTCACTCCAGACatctctttattttattttatttattttttgatcaaatatccCCTTTATTTCTTATGGCACAATCACCTtgaattaaaaactgaaaatctagaacctcttcttcttcattgtttGCTTACGATCTCTCATCATCCAAGTAAATGAAAAATTATCCCGTGGGGTTTAGGTCTAGTCC
This region of Brassica napus cultivar Da-Ae chromosome C5, Da-Ae, whole genome shotgun sequence genomic DNA includes:
- the LOC106363348 gene encoding putative F-box protein At3g23260, whose translation is MEWRNLPTDLVEDILSRIPAITLARFRSTSKQWSAILKSTSFAKMHTAKAQKREDESLNIMLIDSNVFQVRISLGAPYVKVADNPFYLKDPLSNSSRVGVLNLFHCDGLLLCTTKDKRLVVWNPCSGETTWIKPRDIYRESDYYALGYTYDSKSSSKQYKILRVDRHKDVPPNNEYEIYDFTSNTWRILGVATDWFLALYRRGISVKGNTFWIATQAWSPHNNFLLSFDFSAEMFQSLSLPRPFPYSILALSVVREEQLCLLSLTKKELQVCVTTSTGSWSQLLDVTFEYEISSSQFSKGMSFLADKQSKVVRCLNSDNVVYTVQENKHIQVNRLGKGKRESITHDNFESSSVLLNYAPSLTQTQQDYTCKRKSPST